One genomic window of Candidatus Pseudobacter hemicellulosilyticus includes the following:
- a CDS encoding IPT/TIG domain-containing protein — protein MKLHQKKPYAFILLLLCTSIFCSCKDKEIVGGGGHDPSKATVFTDFSPKEGAVRTRLYVYGNNFGTDVSKIRVFIGEKEINVIGSNGKQIYCWVPGQTITGKVRVVIDEGSSSVEHIFTDQFTYINSTNVGTLVGNVDELGNSSIVDGTFEEARFSYPGWVTYEPETNVLFVTELDRAVRRVDLTAKTVSTLVTNGQASFTKMQTTTLSANKDTLFLSDDNGNLTARTKIAVAYTLRSENYRRVHPYIYDPASYSTAPHPVTNEMFYNGYQGVSIKKAIPDPLTGDLNPKLLFLVGGSTNSNSLIFFHPTGNYAYIVLPTRIYKSIYNWDTRELEPPILFAGSATAGDVDAIGTSARIRKAYQGVFVKNPAYAGQADEYDYYFCDQTNQSIRIVSPTGVVTTFAGKGSPTPDGSVKGYIDGDPRTEARFSDPSGIDYDAERKIFYIAERDNKRIRTITVE, from the coding sequence ATGAAATTGCATCAAAAAAAACCCTACGCATTTATTTTATTGCTGCTTTGTACAAGTATTTTCTGCTCTTGTAAAGACAAAGAAATTGTCGGAGGCGGAGGACATGACCCATCCAAAGCCACCGTTTTTACGGACTTCTCACCCAAGGAGGGAGCAGTCAGAACACGTCTTTACGTTTACGGAAATAACTTCGGTACAGATGTTTCCAAAATCCGTGTATTTATCGGCGAGAAAGAGATCAATGTAATCGGCTCCAATGGCAAACAGATCTATTGTTGGGTGCCCGGCCAGACCATCACCGGGAAAGTGCGGGTAGTTATAGATGAAGGTTCCAGTTCTGTGGAGCACATCTTTACTGACCAGTTCACCTACATCAACAGTACCAACGTGGGCACCCTGGTAGGTAACGTGGACGAATTGGGTAACTCCTCTATCGTGGACGGTACCTTTGAAGAAGCCAGGTTTTCCTATCCGGGCTGGGTAACCTATGAGCCGGAAACCAATGTACTGTTTGTAACAGAGCTGGATCGGGCCGTAAGACGCGTGGATCTGACCGCTAAAACAGTATCCACGCTGGTTACCAACGGGCAGGCCTCCTTCACCAAGATGCAGACTACTACGCTCAGCGCCAATAAGGATACGTTATTCCTGTCGGATGATAACGGAAACCTTACTGCCAGAACCAAGATAGCAGTAGCTTATACACTGCGTTCGGAAAACTACCGCCGTGTACATCCTTATATTTATGATCCTGCCTCCTACTCTACCGCTCCGCATCCTGTAACCAATGAAATGTTCTACAATGGTTACCAGGGAGTAAGTATCAAGAAAGCTATCCCGGATCCGTTAACAGGAGATCTGAATCCCAAACTGCTGTTCCTGGTAGGGGGCAGCACCAACAGTAATTCACTTATCTTTTTCCATCCCACAGGCAACTATGCCTATATCGTACTGCCTACCCGTATCTATAAGAGCATCTATAACTGGGATACCCGGGAACTGGAACCGCCTATCCTCTTCGCAGGAAGCGCCACTGCCGGCGATGTAGATGCCATAGGCACTTCAGCCCGGATCAGAAAAGCTTACCAGGGAGTCTTTGTAAAGAACCCTGCCTATGCCGGACAGGCTGATGAATACGATTATTATTTCTGTGACCAGACTAACCAAAGTATCCGCATCGTATCGCCAACCGGGGTAGTCACCACCTTTGCCGGAAAAGGCAGTCCCACGCCTGACGGAAGTGTAAAAGGTTATATAGATGGTGATCCAAGGACAGAGGCTCGTTTTTCCGACCCTTCCGGTATTGATTATGACGCGGAACGAAAAATATTCTATATCGCGGAGCGCGACAATAAACGCATTCGTACTATCACAGTAGAATAA
- a CDS encoding TonB-dependent receptor, which translates to MRKVIFLLIAIVGAVTCTYAQDTAHIAVTVTGTVLNEQKEPMPGVTVTIKDQPGLGISTTPEGKYTIKANKYQWLVFSHVGFAQQEILIKDALTINVTLKSSEQKVMDEIVVTALGRQKKATVTGAITTVDVSTIKTSTSSITNAMAGNVSGVLAMQGSGQPGSNSSEFWIRGISTFGAGTSALVLVDGFERSLAEINIEDIETFTVLKDASTTAIYGSRGANGVVLITTKKGKMDKVSINGKYEGTYNTRTFTPKFVDGYTYANLMNEARVTRNEEPFYTKEDLALIRNQLDPDLFPDISWMDMFLKDGSFTQRASLNFDGGGALARYFVSGSYINEGGMYETGDNLEGYNTNANYKRWNYRANIDMNLTKSTLVRVGVSGSLGKQNLPGGTYDEIWASLMGQNPISIPIKYSTGQVASRGGAEKQNPWVLITQQGYIENWQNKIQTNVTLEQNLKFILPGLRFVGRFGYDNNNNNNIRRMKWPEGWIAERQRESNGDLRLKRTITEQLMTQRSDASGDRLETMQGELHYSKTIQSHSFGGIIQYTQEKKVNTSNYAEDIMQGIERRNQRLAGRFTYGYRSRYFFDINFGYNGSENFATGHQFGLFPAVSGAWNVAEEEFIQKHFKWMDMFKIRYSYGKVGNDYMPVRFPYLASFSTNADAGYNWGDLESNNKYSGLTYSRIASNTITWEVSTKHDLGLDFSLFGDRFGGALDYFHEQRDGIYMERQYIPDVVGLKGQDPRANVGSTVSSGFDGQLKYSQQINKVNFTVRGTMTYSRNKILEADEQYSNYPYTTRAGFRVNQNKGLVALGLFESYEDIRNSPTQEFGRVAPGDIKYKDINGDGTINDNDIVAVGATRYPNLVYGIGLSANWKGFDASVLFQGAGKSSFFINGFTVYPFSQGDWGNILSDVVDAGRWILGENEDPHAAYPRLSYNGSANNYRASTYWLRESNYIRLKTLDAGYTFPKVITNKIGVKTTRIYFLGTNLLTFSKFKMWDPEMNSTNGQAYPLAKSFTLGLTVNL; encoded by the coding sequence ATGAGAAAAGTTATCTTTTTACTGATAGCGATTGTTGGCGCTGTTACCTGTACCTATGCGCAGGACACCGCACATATAGCTGTTACCGTCACCGGTACGGTTCTTAATGAACAGAAAGAACCGATGCCCGGTGTAACAGTTACGATAAAAGATCAGCCAGGGTTGGGTATCAGCACTACCCCGGAAGGGAAATACACCATAAAAGCCAATAAATACCAGTGGCTTGTTTTTTCACACGTTGGCTTTGCGCAGCAGGAGATCCTGATAAAAGATGCGTTGACAATAAATGTAACGCTCAAATCATCGGAACAAAAGGTCATGGACGAAATAGTAGTAACGGCATTGGGGCGCCAGAAAAAAGCTACAGTGACCGGAGCCATTACAACTGTTGATGTCAGCACTATTAAAACATCCACTTCCAGCATCACCAACGCCATGGCAGGAAACGTATCAGGGGTATTGGCTATGCAGGGAAGCGGGCAGCCGGGCAGTAATTCCTCCGAATTCTGGATACGGGGTATCTCTACTTTTGGAGCAGGCACATCAGCGCTTGTGCTGGTAGATGGATTTGAAAGAAGTCTCGCCGAGATCAACATTGAAGACATTGAAACCTTTACCGTGCTGAAAGATGCCTCTACCACGGCCATCTATGGCTCCCGGGGTGCAAACGGGGTAGTGCTCATCACTACAAAAAAAGGTAAAATGGACAAGGTAAGCATCAATGGCAAGTACGAGGGAACCTACAATACCCGCACTTTTACCCCAAAGTTTGTTGATGGGTACACCTATGCCAACCTGATGAACGAAGCACGCGTTACCAGGAACGAAGAGCCTTTTTATACCAAGGAAGACCTTGCGCTTATCAGGAACCAACTGGATCCTGACCTGTTCCCCGATATCAGCTGGATGGATATGTTCCTGAAAGACGGGTCCTTTACTCAGCGTGCCTCACTCAATTTTGACGGCGGCGGCGCCCTGGCGAGGTATTTTGTATCCGGCAGCTATATTAACGAGGGCGGTATGTATGAAACAGGTGACAACCTGGAAGGCTATAATACAAATGCCAATTATAAACGCTGGAACTACCGCGCTAACATAGATATGAATCTTACCAAATCAACTTTGGTAAGGGTGGGTGTCAGTGGCAGTTTAGGTAAGCAAAACCTGCCAGGTGGCACTTATGACGAGATCTGGGCATCTCTCATGGGACAAAATCCCATTTCTATCCCCATTAAGTATTCTACCGGCCAGGTGGCCTCAAGGGGTGGCGCAGAAAAGCAAAATCCGTGGGTGTTGATCACCCAGCAGGGCTATATTGAAAACTGGCAAAATAAGATCCAGACAAACGTTACTTTAGAACAGAACCTGAAATTTATTCTTCCCGGCCTGCGCTTTGTTGGACGCTTTGGTTACGACAACAACAATAACAACAATATACGCCGCATGAAATGGCCCGAAGGATGGATAGCTGAACGGCAGCGTGAATCCAACGGGGATCTTCGGTTAAAACGGACCATTACCGAGCAGCTGATGACGCAGCGCTCCGATGCCTCCGGCGACAGGTTAGAAACCATGCAGGGAGAACTGCACTACAGCAAAACCATCCAGAGCCACAGTTTTGGAGGGATCATACAATATACACAGGAAAAAAAGGTGAATACTTCCAACTATGCGGAAGATATCATGCAGGGCATAGAACGCCGCAATCAGCGCCTGGCAGGCCGTTTCACCTATGGCTACCGGTCGCGGTATTTCTTTGATATCAACTTTGGCTATAACGGTTCAGAGAACTTTGCCACCGGGCACCAGTTTGGCCTGTTCCCTGCAGTCTCCGGCGCCTGGAACGTAGCCGAAGAAGAATTTATACAGAAACATTTCAAGTGGATGGACATGTTCAAGATCCGCTATTCCTACGGTAAAGTGGGGAACGATTACATGCCTGTCCGTTTCCCCTACCTGGCCTCTTTCAGCACCAATGCTGATGCAGGGTACAACTGGGGCGACCTTGAAAGCAATAACAAATACTCTGGTCTGACCTACTCCAGGATAGCTTCCAATACTATCACCTGGGAAGTGTCTACCAAGCATGATCTTGGACTGGATTTTTCCTTATTCGGAGACAGGTTCGGCGGTGCGCTCGATTACTTTCATGAGCAGCGCGACGGCATTTATATGGAAAGGCAATACATCCCGGACGTTGTAGGGTTGAAAGGACAGGATCCCCGGGCCAACGTTGGTTCTACAGTATCCAGCGGCTTTGACGGACAGCTGAAATATTCCCAGCAGATCAACAAAGTAAACTTTACCGTTCGCGGCACCATGACCTACAGCCGCAACAAAATACTGGAAGCTGATGAACAATACAGCAACTATCCATATACCACCCGTGCAGGTTTTAGGGTGAATCAGAACAAAGGCCTTGTTGCATTAGGGTTATTTGAAAGTTATGAAGATATACGGAACAGCCCTACCCAGGAATTTGGAAGGGTAGCTCCGGGAGATATTAAATACAAGGACATTAATGGCGATGGCACCATTAACGACAATGATATTGTGGCTGTAGGCGCCACCCGTTATCCTAATCTCGTGTATGGCATAGGTCTCTCTGCCAACTGGAAAGGTTTTGATGCCAGTGTATTATTTCAGGGAGCCGGGAAGTCCTCATTTTTTATAAACGGGTTCACCGTTTATCCCTTTAGCCAGGGCGATTGGGGCAATATCCTTTCTGACGTGGTTGATGCCGGCCGCTGGATCCTGGGCGAGAACGAAGATCCCCATGCCGCTTATCCCAGGTTGAGCTACAATGGAAGCGCCAACAATTACCGGGCATCTACCTACTGGCTGCGGGAAAGTAACTATATCCGCTTAAAAACGCTGGATGCCGGATACACTTTCCCTAAGGTCATCACAAATAAGATAGGTGTTAAAACAACGCGCATTTACTTCCTGGGCACCAACCTGCTCACTTTCTCCAAATTCAAAATGTGGGATCCTGAAATGAACAGTACGAATGGTCAGGCTTATCCGCTGGCTAAATCATTCACACTTGGTTTAACTGTAAACCTGTAA
- a CDS encoding RagB/SusD family nutrient uptake outer membrane protein, which translates to MKNKKIIISVLALGVIACLGSCRKYLSVEHYFDDRQSEERIFKSKDYTEQWLANAYSALLNNNLEMGATGNNLTNYSDDMYFNESSGGNGERYRKFKFGEYDYTWLQSWSPSYGGIRQASVMLNSMSDGSTFTASQVASYKAQARFIRAYLYWLLLRKYGPVPIMPTSGVNYDDSYDNLSYPRNTYDEVASFIAEEMAVAAKDLPLKWDNRNIARPTRGAALATRAKALVFAASPLANGNPEMADFTNDEGQPLISLQYSEEKWARAAAACKDVIDLGTYKLYTSAFKTRGTTDYPATIVPPYHAEYSERNFPDGWADIDPFESYRAVFNGELYASENPEMIFTRGDNQISSEGGIMALARLQMPKIGGGYNSHGLTLKQCDAYSMDDGTSFDRQAVRSKYGANMFVQTSEVNNFKPLLANVWKEFAHREPRFYASVAYSGALWTMSSAVSNLATVTNQQVFYYRGEYNGYINGDTWLPTGIGVMKFVNPKDNNSGNGGKIFPKVDIAIRYADILLLYAESLNELNGTYNIPAWDGGSSTAVSRNIDEMKRSVGQIRIRGGIPDLDLSVYGSRDELRNKIKRERQVEFLGENQRYYDLRRWKDAPVDEAEQIYGFNTFMTKDLATLFYTPIRVPLLQTTFSKKMYFWPIDWDELKKNKRLNQSPGWPSFD; encoded by the coding sequence ATGAAGAATAAAAAGATCATCATATCCGTTTTAGCATTAGGTGTTATAGCCTGTCTGGGGTCCTGCCGTAAGTACCTTAGTGTTGAGCATTACTTTGACGACCGGCAGAGTGAGGAACGTATCTTCAAAAGCAAAGACTATACAGAGCAATGGCTCGCCAACGCCTATAGCGCCTTATTGAATAACAACCTCGAAATGGGGGCTACCGGAAACAACCTAACCAACTACTCGGATGATATGTACTTTAACGAATCATCAGGGGGTAACGGAGAAAGGTACCGCAAGTTCAAATTCGGAGAGTATGACTATACCTGGCTGCAGTCCTGGTCTCCATCCTACGGAGGCATCCGCCAGGCATCGGTAATGCTGAACAGTATGTCGGATGGCAGTACGTTCACAGCAAGCCAGGTGGCCAGTTATAAAGCCCAGGCGCGCTTTATCCGGGCTTACCTGTATTGGTTGCTGCTGCGCAAGTACGGCCCGGTGCCTATTATGCCAACCAGTGGCGTTAACTATGACGACAGCTATGATAACCTCTCCTACCCCCGCAATACGTATGATGAGGTGGCCAGTTTTATAGCTGAAGAAATGGCGGTGGCAGCCAAGGATCTTCCCCTGAAATGGGACAATCGCAATATTGCCCGCCCCACACGTGGCGCCGCATTGGCTACCCGTGCAAAAGCGCTGGTCTTCGCCGCCAGTCCACTGGCAAACGGCAACCCGGAAATGGCCGACTTTACCAATGATGAGGGACAACCATTGATCTCTCTGCAATACAGCGAAGAAAAATGGGCCAGAGCAGCCGCTGCCTGTAAGGATGTTATAGACCTTGGTACGTACAAGCTCTATACTTCAGCCTTTAAAACAAGGGGCACTACGGATTATCCGGCTACCATTGTCCCTCCGTACCATGCTGAATATTCTGAGCGGAATTTCCCCGATGGCTGGGCCGATATCGACCCCTTCGAATCTTACAGGGCAGTATTTAATGGAGAACTGTACGCTTCCGAAAACCCCGAAATGATATTTACCAGGGGCGACAACCAGATCAGTTCAGAGGGTGGTATTATGGCGTTAGCCAGACTTCAGATGCCTAAGATCGGAGGCGGCTATAATTCTCATGGCCTTACCCTGAAGCAATGCGATGCCTACTCCATGGACGATGGAACGTCTTTTGACAGGCAGGCTGTACGCAGTAAGTACGGCGCCAATATGTTTGTGCAGACCAGTGAGGTAAACAACTTTAAGCCACTGCTGGCTAATGTATGGAAAGAATTTGCCCACCGTGAGCCACGTTTTTATGCTTCGGTAGCTTATAGTGGCGCCCTTTGGACCATGTCCAGCGCAGTCAGCAACCTGGCTACCGTTACTAACCAGCAGGTTTTTTATTACCGCGGGGAATATAATGGTTATATAAACGGAGACACCTGGCTGCCCACCGGTATTGGCGTAATGAAATTCGTTAACCCCAAAGACAATAATAGCGGTAACGGCGGCAAGATCTTCCCCAAAGTGGATATTGCCATCCGGTACGCAGATATCCTGTTGCTGTATGCCGAGTCGCTTAATGAGCTGAACGGTACTTACAATATTCCTGCATGGGATGGCGGTTCCTCCACAGCAGTATCCAGGAATATAGATGAAATGAAAAGGTCAGTTGGACAGATACGCATCCGTGGCGGCATACCAGACCTGGATCTGTCCGTATATGGCAGCAGAGATGAACTGCGTAATAAAATAAAACGCGAGCGCCAGGTAGAGTTCCTGGGAGAAAACCAGCGCTACTACGACCTGCGCCGGTGGAAAGATGCACCGGTTGATGAAGCAGAGCAGATCTACGGCTTTAATACTTTTATGACCAAGGACCTGGCCACCCTGTTCTACACGCCCATACGCGTACCGTTATTACAAACTACTTTCTCCAAAAAAATGTATTTCTGGCCAATCGACTGGGATGAGCTGAAGAAAAACAAGCGCCTGAACCAATCGCCGGGCTGGCCTTCATTTGATTAA
- a CDS encoding DUF4973 domain-containing protein: MKSFQKYIMIAALGVLFSACTAEWEQELYIQMVSFKTKLNSEGVAPVYLRYNKNGEVIYNLPVIVSGSQPNDADKYVKIEVDNDTLGIYNKEKYQHRTDLYFKQLSAQFFELPSPTCFIPKGSNTENYPVKFKFDNLDLVERYVLPLTIKEDPSYITNTRKGWRKALLNVIPFNDYSGNYSATSMNAYFDGQTTNPLVSSTRTAWVVDEKSVFFYAGVTEERSESRGEYKIVMEFLEPVKEGSGDKVGALNVYATNDAINFEMLGQPTYKITETVDPTKKYLVKQYCTVNLRYKYDDITTMPGTPVRYRAEGTMTMERQRNILVPDEDQAIEW, from the coding sequence ATGAAAAGTTTTCAGAAATATATAATGATAGCAGCGTTGGGCGTCCTGTTCAGCGCCTGTACTGCTGAGTGGGAGCAGGAGCTGTACATACAGATGGTTTCCTTTAAGACCAAGCTGAACAGCGAGGGGGTGGCCCCGGTATACCTGAGATATAACAAAAATGGGGAGGTGATATACAATTTACCGGTTATTGTTAGCGGGTCTCAGCCAAATGATGCGGACAAGTATGTCAAAATCGAGGTAGATAATGATACGCTCGGTATTTATAACAAAGAAAAATACCAGCACCGGACCGACCTGTATTTTAAACAGCTGTCAGCCCAGTTTTTTGAATTGCCTTCTCCAACCTGTTTTATTCCCAAGGGATCCAATACTGAAAACTACCCGGTGAAATTTAAGTTTGACAACCTGGACCTGGTAGAACGTTATGTACTGCCTCTTACCATCAAAGAGGATCCGTCCTATATTACCAATACCCGTAAGGGCTGGCGGAAAGCGTTGCTGAACGTGATCCCCTTTAATGATTATTCAGGTAATTATTCGGCTACTTCCATGAATGCCTACTTTGATGGTCAGACTACAAACCCGCTGGTGTCAAGCACCAGGACCGCATGGGTGGTAGATGAAAAATCAGTCTTCTTTTACGCTGGTGTAACTGAAGAAAGATCTGAATCCCGGGGCGAGTATAAAATTGTCATGGAGTTTTTAGAGCCTGTTAAAGAAGGCAGCGGCGATAAAGTAGGGGCATTGAATGTTTATGCAACCAACGATGCCATCAATTTTGAAATGCTTGGCCAGCCCACCTATAAGATTACGGAGACTGTAGATCCTACCAAGAAATACCTGGTAAAACAATATTGTACCGTAAACCTGCGGTATAAATATGATGATATTACCACCATGCCCGGCACACCGGTAAGGTACAGAGCGGAAGGCACTATGACCATGGAGCGGCAGCGAAACATTCTGGTACCGGACGAGGATCAGGCTATTGAATGGTAA
- a CDS encoding family 43 glycosylhydrolase: MKKLIITIGIIGGVLLSGACQRTKEPYYDPIPEKPTEPETPVGPWSGFVQDSSFSNPIMTGGPDPWVTQKDGTYYYTYTQGSKLVILATKNLSELASARRYDVWTPPSGQPYSSNVWAPELHEIDGKWYFYFAADNGNNANHRMYVAENSSPTPVEGTWQLKGKVADATDEWAIDGTILNHDGQLYMIWSGGNAGAPPQNIYIAKMSNPWTISSEKVMIATPKYAWEKNGNPINEGPQVLINPQGRVFIIYSGSGYWVDGYCLGQLALKEGGDPMNPDDWTKKNHPVFSMRSESSIFGPGHNGFFKSPDGQEDWIIYHARSVANTSTGARSPYIQRFTWNPDGSPNFGLPSSTTTTQLRPSGEPRRYIHSKAKWSVTGFSSEEAASGRLASTIIDGNLTTIWITRYSTEPTDYPNHWVTVDMGEPSTVDGFVFYQKDGDRKIKELEILISNDNETWESLGLFTLNDVNLLRQFIDLPQRKQLRYFKLVPRSGIDTQKQPGLAEVSTFRLKD; this comes from the coding sequence ATGAAAAAATTAATTATAACAATAGGTATCATCGGTGGCGTATTACTATCCGGCGCCTGCCAAAGAACAAAAGAACCTTATTACGACCCGATCCCGGAAAAGCCCACGGAGCCTGAAACGCCCGTAGGACCATGGTCAGGCTTCGTACAGGACAGCTCCTTTTCTAATCCCATTATGACGGGCGGACCTGATCCCTGGGTAACCCAGAAAGACGGCACTTATTACTATACCTATACCCAGGGCAGTAAGCTGGTGATACTGGCCACCAAAAACTTATCAGAGCTTGCCTCGGCACGCAGGTATGATGTGTGGACGCCACCTTCAGGCCAACCTTATTCAAGCAATGTATGGGCGCCCGAGCTGCATGAGATTGATGGCAAATGGTATTTTTATTTTGCCGCAGATAATGGCAATAATGCCAACCACCGCATGTATGTAGCGGAAAACAGTTCCCCTACCCCGGTTGAAGGCACCTGGCAGCTGAAAGGCAAGGTTGCCGACGCTACTGATGAATGGGCCATAGATGGAACTATACTTAACCATGACGGCCAGTTGTATATGATCTGGTCAGGAGGTAATGCAGGTGCGCCTCCGCAGAATATCTATATAGCCAAAATGAGCAACCCCTGGACAATTTCCAGCGAAAAAGTAATGATTGCAACGCCCAAATATGCCTGGGAGAAAAATGGCAATCCTATCAATGAAGGACCGCAGGTACTGATCAACCCGCAGGGGCGCGTCTTTATCATTTATTCAGGCAGTGGTTACTGGGTGGATGGTTATTGCCTGGGGCAACTTGCTTTGAAGGAGGGCGGAGATCCAATGAATCCGGACGACTGGACAAAAAAGAATCACCCGGTTTTTTCAATGAGATCGGAAAGCAGCATTTTCGGACCCGGACATAATGGCTTCTTTAAATCACCGGACGGCCAGGAAGACTGGATCATTTATCATGCCCGGTCTGTAGCCAATACCAGCACCGGCGCCCGCAGCCCCTACATTCAACGCTTTACCTGGAATCCGGACGGGTCTCCCAATTTCGGCCTTCCATCAAGCACTACCACCACTCAACTACGTCCTTCCGGCGAACCCAGGCGTTATATCCATTCTAAAGCCAAATGGTCAGTTACCGGCTTCAGCTCAGAGGAAGCTGCTTCCGGTCGCCTGGCTTCCACCATCATTGATGGAAACCTGACCACCATCTGGATTACACGGTACTCTACTGAGCCAACAGATTATCCCAATCACTGGGTTACGGTTGACATGGGTGAACCGTCCACTGTAGACGGATTTGTATTTTATCAGAAGGATGGCGATCGTAAGATAAAAGAACTTGAAATACTTATTAGCAATGATAACGAAACCTGGGAAAGCCTCGGTCTGTTTACGCTTAACGATGTAAATCTGCTCCGCCAGTTCATTGATCTGCCGCAGCGCAAACAATTACGTTATTTTAAACTGGTTCCTAGGTCCGGCATCGACACCCAAAAGCAGCCGGGTTTAGCAGAAGTATCTACCTTCAGGCTTAAAGATTAG
- a CDS encoding LLM class flavin-dependent oxidoreductase, with the protein MKKIGFLSFGHWADHPAYNTRTASDTLLQSIELAVAAEQIGLDGAYFRVHHFAAQLASPFPLLSAIGAKTSKIEIGTGVIDMRYENPLYMVEDAGAADLISEGRLQLGISRGSPEQVVDGWRYFGYETAEGETDADMGRRKALEFLDKLKGIGFARPNPNPMFPNPPGLLRLEPHSEGLRERIWWGAASNATAVWAAENGMHLQSSTLKYDESGKPFHVQQAEQIRLYKEAWKKAGHQREPRVSVSRSIFALVTDQDRYYFGQEASRVDKFGMIEPDKRAIFGRSYAAEPDQLIKELARDEAVQEADTILLTIPNTLGVDYNVHVLSSILEHVAPGAGWR; encoded by the coding sequence ATGAAGAAAATAGGATTTTTATCATTTGGGCATTGGGCTGATCATCCTGCCTATAATACCCGTACAGCCAGTGATACCCTGCTTCAATCCATTGAGCTGGCTGTAGCAGCCGAGCAGATCGGCCTGGACGGCGCCTATTTCCGGGTGCATCATTTTGCGGCCCAGCTGGCATCCCCCTTTCCTTTGTTGTCAGCCATAGGCGCTAAAACAAGCAAAATAGAGATTGGAACGGGCGTCATTGATATGCGTTATGAAAATCCATTGTATATGGTGGAAGACGCCGGGGCTGCAGATCTGATCTCGGAGGGACGGCTGCAACTGGGCATCAGCAGGGGATCGCCGGAACAGGTAGTGGACGGCTGGCGTTATTTTGGCTATGAAACTGCCGAAGGAGAAACCGATGCAGATATGGGACGCCGTAAGGCGCTGGAATTCCTGGACAAGTTAAAAGGCATTGGGTTTGCCCGCCCTAACCCCAACCCGATGTTCCCGAACCCGCCGGGCTTACTGCGCCTGGAGCCCCATTCGGAAGGACTGCGGGAACGTATCTGGTGGGGAGCGGCTTCCAATGCTACTGCTGTCTGGGCGGCCGAAAACGGCATGCACCTGCAAAGTTCAACCCTGAAATATGATGAAAGCGGCAAACCTTTCCATGTTCAGCAGGCGGAGCAGATCAGGTTGTATAAAGAAGCCTGGAAAAAAGCGGGACACCAGCGCGAACCGCGGGTTTCGGTGAGCCGGTCCATTTTTGCACTGGTAACCGACCAGGACCGCTATTATTTTGGACAGGAAGCCAGCCGCGTTGATAAATTCGGCATGATTGAACCGGACAAACGCGCCATTTTTGGAAGAAGCTATGCCGCGGAACCGGATCAGCTGATAAAGGAACTGGCCAGGGACGAAGCTGTACAGGAAGCAGATACCATCCTCCTGACAATACCCAATACATTGGGAGTTGATTACAATGTGCATGTATTGTCCTCAATTTTGGAGCATGTGGCCCCGGGAGCAGGCTGGCGCTAA
- a CDS encoding response regulator transcription factor, which produces MTDNTHILIALAEDNAINRNTFLQKIGQLKGYKLSFMAKNGNECLEELKGLPFPMLPKIIFMDIEMPELDGIQTIAIAKSLYPQIHFIVLTVFDDDEKIFDAIKSGASGYLLKHESAAVLEEAILNVLNFEGAPMSPSIARKALQLLSRSVKENDTRPGTGLPAVITDREKEILQQMISGWDAKRIAAALNISVLTVRKHIANIYDKLHVNSKAQVISLAHKNNWLK; this is translated from the coding sequence ATGACTGATAATACGCACATATTAATAGCTTTAGCGGAAGACAATGCGATCAACCGCAATACCTTTTTGCAAAAGATCGGCCAGTTGAAAGGGTATAAGCTGAGTTTTATGGCAAAAAACGGGAATGAATGCCTGGAAGAACTGAAAGGCCTCCCTTTCCCGATGCTTCCTAAGATCATTTTTATGGATATTGAGATGCCGGAACTCGACGGCATACAAACCATCGCCATAGCAAAGAGCTTATACCCGCAGATCCATTTTATTGTACTCACCGTCTTTGATGACGATGAAAAGATCTTCGATGCCATCAAGTCAGGGGCGTCGGGGTATTTGCTAAAGCATGAAAGCGCTGCTGTGCTGGAAGAGGCAATACTCAATGTATTAAATTTTGAGGGTGCGCCAATGAGCCCTTCTATTGCCCGCAAGGCATTGCAATTATTAAGCAGGTCTGTTAAAGAAAATGACACAAGACCAGGGACAGGGTTGCCCGCTGTTATTACAGACAGGGAAAAGGAAATCCTTCAGCAGATGATCAGCGGCTGGGACGCCAAACGAATTGCAGCTGCGTTAAATATCAGTGTGCTGACTGTACGCAAGCATATTGCCAATATTTACGATAAACTGCATGTAAACTCAAAAGCGCAGGTAATAAGCCTGGCGCATAAAAATAACTGGCTAAAGTAA